One window from the genome of Jiangella alba encodes:
- a CDS encoding LacI family DNA-binding transcriptional regulator, which produces MAVTIGSVAKAAGVSVSTVSRALNTPDLVNAATRQRVVAAAEKLGYTPNQAARSLREGRTESLGLLIPDITNPFFPPIFKAMQERAKRLGYTLLVADSDEREADELETIAAVSKKVDGLVLWASMLPEHRLAELAERMPVVLVNRQVPGVSEVHVSLTDGMAQAAEHLKAYGHQRCVFVDGNGNRPDQSRSKSIRAAFDAHGLSLIEIGPYEPRFETGVHAAPLVLAHQATAVLAHNDLVAMGVLHQLAALGASVPGDVSVVGIDDTLLASVSTPSLTTIRIDPDEIASRAVDLLIGLVHERPPATPVVQVGSRLIPRGTTGPVRRDPQQ; this is translated from the coding sequence ATGGCCGTCACGATCGGCTCGGTCGCCAAGGCCGCCGGTGTCTCCGTCTCGACGGTGTCCCGCGCGCTCAACACGCCGGACCTCGTCAACGCCGCCACCCGGCAGCGGGTCGTGGCCGCCGCCGAGAAGCTCGGCTACACGCCCAACCAGGCGGCGCGGTCGCTGCGCGAGGGCCGCACGGAGTCGCTGGGGCTGCTGATCCCGGACATCACCAACCCGTTCTTCCCGCCGATCTTCAAGGCGATGCAGGAGCGGGCCAAGCGGTTGGGCTACACCCTGCTGGTGGCCGACAGCGACGAGCGCGAGGCCGACGAGCTCGAGACCATCGCCGCGGTGTCGAAGAAGGTCGACGGCCTGGTCCTCTGGGCGTCGATGCTGCCGGAGCACCGCCTCGCCGAGCTGGCCGAGCGGATGCCCGTCGTGCTGGTCAACCGCCAGGTGCCGGGGGTCAGCGAGGTGCACGTCTCGCTCACCGACGGCATGGCGCAGGCGGCCGAGCACCTCAAGGCGTACGGCCACCAGCGGTGCGTCTTCGTCGACGGCAACGGCAACCGGCCGGACCAGTCGCGGTCGAAGTCGATCCGGGCCGCGTTCGACGCGCACGGCCTGTCGCTGATCGAGATCGGCCCGTACGAGCCCCGGTTCGAGACCGGGGTGCACGCCGCGCCGCTCGTCCTCGCCCACCAGGCGACCGCGGTGCTGGCGCACAACGACCTCGTCGCGATGGGCGTGCTGCACCAGCTCGCCGCGCTCGGCGCCTCGGTGCCGGGCGACGTCAGCGTGGTCGGCATCGACGACACGCTGCTGGCGTCGGTGTCCACACCGTCGCTGACGACCATCCGCATCGACCCGGACGAGATCGCCAGCCGGGCGGTCGACCTGCTCATCGGGCTGGTGCACGAGCGCCCGCCCGCCACGCCGGTGGTCCAGGTCGGGTCGCGGCTGATCCCGCGCGGCACGACCGGGCCGGTCCGGCGCGATCCGCAGCAGTAA
- a CDS encoding ABC transporter substrate-binding protein, whose product MATPRPLRLGALLLSGIALLAACGGDDNAGGSGGDGGTVTIRVQGLPPGTDQAGQDQFNAKIAEFEEQNPDIEIEASTNEYDPQTFSALLAGGGVEDVIRVPLTEPQGLIQRGQVQPITQYLDEWEHAEEINPQVLEPISDAEGDVYGIPRSPFALGLVYNRALFEQAGLDPDTPPATWDDVRTAAQAISAATGVAGFVHESKDGQGGWQLTMMAYAHGGELEKADGDTYVADFQNDAVRDSLGLLREMRWTDQSMGETQLLNQDDVIRQFAAGQVGMFMGTPGTYRLAKQNFGMEDTANYGVTSMPQAGGDATMSGGEIFMVPASVPEDRAAAAVEWMVFYYAEPQYDPETAAAEAEALAQDPAAAVGVPVLPMFDDAQQQLINEAVAPFVNVELENFQPYLTGTPELELKPEPPLNAQGLYQVLDPVVQAVLTDPDADVDALLAAAEDEANRQLEAAQ is encoded by the coding sequence ATGGCCACACCACGCCCACTTCGCCTCGGCGCGCTGCTGCTGAGCGGCATCGCCCTGCTCGCCGCATGTGGAGGTGACGACAACGCCGGCGGGAGCGGCGGCGACGGCGGCACCGTCACCATCCGCGTCCAGGGTCTGCCGCCGGGCACCGACCAGGCCGGGCAGGACCAGTTCAACGCGAAGATCGCCGAGTTCGAGGAGCAGAACCCCGACATCGAGATCGAGGCGTCGACCAACGAGTACGACCCGCAGACGTTCTCCGCGCTGCTGGCCGGCGGTGGCGTCGAGGACGTCATCCGGGTGCCGCTGACCGAGCCGCAGGGCCTGATCCAGCGCGGCCAGGTGCAGCCGATCACGCAGTACCTCGACGAGTGGGAGCACGCCGAGGAGATCAACCCGCAGGTGCTGGAGCCCATCTCCGACGCCGAGGGCGACGTCTACGGCATCCCGCGCTCGCCGTTCGCGCTGGGCCTGGTCTACAACCGGGCGCTGTTCGAGCAGGCCGGCCTCGACCCCGACACCCCGCCGGCGACCTGGGACGACGTCCGCACCGCCGCGCAGGCGATCAGCGCCGCCACCGGCGTGGCCGGCTTCGTGCACGAGTCCAAGGACGGCCAGGGCGGCTGGCAGCTGACGATGATGGCGTACGCGCACGGCGGTGAGCTGGAGAAGGCCGACGGCGACACCTACGTCGCGGACTTCCAGAACGACGCCGTCCGCGACTCGCTCGGCCTGCTGCGCGAGATGCGCTGGACCGACCAGTCGATGGGCGAGACGCAGCTGCTCAACCAGGACGACGTCATCCGCCAGTTCGCGGCCGGGCAGGTCGGCATGTTCATGGGCACGCCGGGCACCTACCGGCTGGCGAAGCAGAACTTCGGCATGGAGGACACCGCGAACTACGGCGTCACGTCGATGCCGCAGGCCGGCGGCGACGCCACCATGAGCGGCGGCGAGATCTTCATGGTGCCGGCGTCGGTGCCGGAGGACCGCGCCGCGGCCGCCGTCGAGTGGATGGTCTTCTACTACGCCGAGCCGCAGTACGACCCGGAGACCGCGGCCGCCGAGGCCGAGGCGCTGGCGCAGGACCCGGCCGCCGCGGTCGGCGTCCCGGTGCTGCCGATGTTCGACGACGCGCAGCAGCAGCTGATCAACGAGGCGGTCGCGCCGTTCGTCAACGTCGAGCTGGAGAACTTCCAGCCGTACCTCACCGGCACGCCGGAGCTCGAGCTCAAGCCGGAGCCGCCGCTCAACGCGCAGGGGCTCTACCAGGTGCTCGACCCGGTCGTGCAGGCCGTGCTGACCGACCCCGACGCCGACGTCGACGCGCTGCTCGCCGCGGCCGAGGACGAGGCCAACCGGCAGCTCGAAGCCGCCCAGTAG
- a CDS encoding carbohydrate ABC transporter permease, protein MTTATVTRPDEEQADRQVRAARSRRWRAGGRRELTGLLFLLPAIAIFGLFAWWPIVRGLIISFQRTDLMGSSEWVGLDNFQALFADPLLGTAVQNTLLFVGLGVLIGFPAPLILASVLSTVRRLGGVYRFLVYLPVVIPPVVSVLLWKWFYDPGAGLFNELLGKVGLGPYPWLESPDTAMLSLVLESTWAGMGGTVLIYLAAMVGIPQELYEAAEIDGANLWQRIWHVMLPQLRTVIALLLLWQLINTVQVFTEPYVFTGGGPQNSTTTVLLLIFRYGFQQGNYGQAAALAFLLALALALMSAVYLRATRSWSKS, encoded by the coding sequence GTGACGACGGCGACGGTCACCCGTCCGGACGAGGAGCAGGCGGACCGGCAGGTCCGGGCCGCCCGCTCCCGCCGGTGGCGGGCCGGCGGGCGCAGGGAGCTCACCGGGCTGCTGTTCCTGCTCCCCGCGATCGCGATCTTCGGCCTGTTCGCGTGGTGGCCGATCGTCCGCGGGCTGATCATCAGCTTCCAGCGGACCGACCTGATGGGCAGCAGCGAGTGGGTCGGCCTGGACAACTTCCAGGCGCTGTTCGCCGACCCGCTGCTGGGCACGGCGGTGCAGAACACGCTGCTGTTCGTCGGGCTGGGTGTGCTGATCGGGTTCCCGGCGCCGCTGATCCTGGCGTCGGTGCTGTCGACGGTGCGCCGGCTCGGCGGGGTGTACCGGTTCCTCGTCTACCTGCCGGTGGTGATCCCGCCGGTGGTGTCGGTGCTGCTGTGGAAGTGGTTCTACGATCCGGGCGCCGGCCTGTTCAACGAACTGCTCGGCAAGGTCGGGCTGGGTCCGTACCCGTGGCTGGAGTCGCCGGACACCGCGATGCTCAGCCTGGTGCTGGAGTCGACCTGGGCCGGCATGGGCGGCACCGTCCTCATCTACCTGGCCGCGATGGTGGGCATCCCGCAGGAGCTGTACGAGGCGGCCGAGATCGACGGCGCCAACCTGTGGCAGCGCATCTGGCACGTCATGCTGCCGCAGCTGCGCACGGTGATCGCGCTGCTGCTGCTGTGGCAGCTGATCAACACCGTGCAGGTGTTCACCGAGCCGTACGTGTTCACCGGCGGCGGGCCGCAGAACTCCACGACCACCGTCCTCCTGCTGATCTTCCGCTACGGGTTCCAGCAGGGCAACTACGGGCAGGCCGCGGCGCTGGCCTTCCTGCTCGCCCTCGCGCTCGCCCTGATGTCGGCGGTGTACCTGCGGGCCACCCGGAGCTGGAGCAAGTCATGA
- a CDS encoding carbohydrate ABC transporter permease has protein sequence MSGFVSETSRRRPGTRRALFTVHGLTLIALVLIGLGPLYWAAKGAVSSPTELVTNPLALWPADARWANFSLAWDDLEVGRYVLNSFWIVLGSWAVQLFVAATAGFALSVLRPRIGPYVYGAILATMFVPYTVSMVSLFLTIIDLPILGINIANSYWAIWLPAGANAFNVLLAKGFFDALPKELFDAAKVDGAGTWRLLWSIVLPMSRPILAVISLLAVMHSWKDFIWPLVAIADPQKQPIAVALTVLAGQAPQDQLIAAMVLALVPPVLVFLAFQRQIVAGLGFTGVKG, from the coding sequence ATGAGCGGATTCGTCTCCGAGACCAGCCGGCGCCGGCCGGGCACCCGCCGCGCGCTGTTCACCGTCCACGGCCTCACCCTGATCGCCCTGGTGCTGATCGGGCTCGGGCCGCTGTACTGGGCGGCCAAGGGTGCGGTCTCGTCGCCGACCGAACTGGTGACGAACCCGCTCGCGCTGTGGCCGGCCGACGCGCGCTGGGCCAACTTCTCGCTGGCGTGGGACGACCTCGAGGTCGGCCGGTACGTGCTGAACAGCTTCTGGATCGTGCTCGGCTCGTGGGCCGTGCAGCTGTTCGTGGCGGCGACGGCGGGGTTCGCGCTGTCGGTGCTGCGGCCGAGGATCGGCCCGTACGTGTACGGCGCGATCCTGGCCACGATGTTCGTGCCGTACACGGTGTCGATGGTCAGCCTGTTCCTCACCATCATCGACCTGCCGATCCTGGGCATCAACATCGCCAACTCCTACTGGGCGATCTGGTTGCCGGCCGGCGCCAACGCGTTCAACGTGCTGCTGGCGAAGGGGTTCTTCGACGCGCTGCCGAAGGAGCTGTTCGACGCGGCGAAGGTCGACGGCGCGGGCACCTGGCGGCTGCTGTGGAGCATCGTGCTGCCGATGAGCCGGCCGATCCTCGCCGTCATCAGCCTGCTCGCCGTCATGCATTCGTGGAAGGACTTCATCTGGCCGCTGGTCGCGATCGCCGACCCGCAGAAGCAGCCGATCGCCGTCGCGCTGACGGTGCTGGCCGGCCAGGCGCCACAGGACCAGCTGATCGCCGCGATGGTGCTCGCGCTGGTCCCGCCGGTGCTCGTCTTCCTGGCCTTCCAGCGCCAGATCGTCGCCGGCCTCGGTTTCACGGGGGTGAAGGGCTAG
- a CDS encoding FAD-dependent oxidoreductase, translated as MREQQVRHDVTVVGGGLAGVCAAIAAARLGRSVALINNRPVLGGNSSSEIRVWVVGATAHGRNHHARETGIMGELFVENQYRNPEGNPYYWDAVVLDAVRAEPNISLYLNTDVREVAAAGPPDARRVESVTGWTMGSELLTTFTGPVFLDCTGDGLVGFLAGAQFRLGREARSEYDEPWAPDVADEITLGSTLLFHSKDAGEPVRFVPPDFTKDITATTIPSRRVIRASDNGCAYWWIEFGGELDTVHDNEAIRDELWAVVYGIWDHIKNSGSFPDVENLTLEWVGSVPGKREYRRFVGDYVLTQHDVLGQVEFDDRVAFGGWSIDLHPPGGMYAQEEGAKQRYADGIYHIPYRILYSKNVTNLLLAGRNVSASHVAFGTTRVQATTAVMGEAAGTAAALAVAADVPPRAVDVGELQRTLLRNDAAVVGLPLADPADLAGSAEVTASGASSSLAVEDGSSAWPLDADAGLVLPVDPSLPVLELLVDAAADTSLTVELHDPGPGQNYVPRTLVSTTTVPVQAGSKQWVRFDLSWAPSSPRNAFLLVKAAAGVSLYVADRPAPGVLSFTRRPLRPQDERPQPLREWTNRELLRRTFCFRAGSTAAFAPDRAVDGYLRPFAGPHTWVSSGLPAWLRLTWDAPVTIGRVELIGDDDVDEDLINLHRHRTPFPVPPPLVRDYVVEALVGGAWVSVAAVTENRRRRRVHELAAPVTCTALRVVVTATNGAPDAHVVALRAYAP; from the coding sequence ATGCGGGAACAGCAGGTCCGGCACGACGTGACCGTGGTGGGCGGCGGTCTGGCGGGCGTATGCGCCGCCATCGCCGCCGCCCGCCTCGGGCGCTCCGTCGCGCTGATCAACAACCGCCCCGTGCTGGGCGGCAACTCGTCCAGCGAGATCCGGGTGTGGGTGGTCGGCGCGACGGCGCACGGCCGCAACCACCACGCCCGCGAGACCGGCATCATGGGCGAGCTGTTCGTCGAGAACCAGTACCGCAACCCCGAGGGCAACCCGTACTACTGGGACGCGGTGGTGCTCGACGCCGTCCGGGCCGAGCCGAACATCTCGCTGTACCTCAACACCGACGTGCGGGAGGTGGCCGCGGCCGGCCCGCCCGACGCGCGGCGGGTGGAGTCGGTGACCGGCTGGACCATGGGGTCGGAACTGCTGACGACGTTCACCGGGCCGGTGTTCCTCGACTGCACCGGCGACGGCCTGGTCGGCTTCCTGGCCGGCGCGCAGTTCCGGCTGGGGCGCGAGGCGCGGTCGGAGTACGACGAGCCGTGGGCGCCGGACGTGGCCGACGAGATCACGCTGGGCAGCACGCTGCTGTTCCACTCGAAGGACGCCGGCGAGCCGGTGCGGTTCGTGCCGCCGGACTTCACCAAGGACATCACCGCCACGACCATCCCGTCGCGGCGGGTCATCCGCGCCTCGGACAACGGGTGCGCGTACTGGTGGATCGAGTTCGGCGGCGAGCTGGACACCGTCCACGACAACGAGGCGATCCGCGACGAGCTGTGGGCCGTCGTCTACGGGATCTGGGACCACATCAAGAACTCCGGCTCGTTCCCGGACGTCGAGAACCTGACGCTGGAGTGGGTCGGGTCCGTGCCGGGGAAGCGGGAGTACCGGCGCTTCGTCGGCGACTATGTGCTCACCCAGCACGACGTGCTCGGGCAGGTCGAGTTCGACGACCGCGTCGCGTTCGGCGGCTGGTCGATCGACCTGCACCCGCCCGGCGGCATGTACGCGCAGGAGGAGGGCGCGAAGCAGCGCTACGCCGACGGGATCTACCACATCCCGTACCGCATCCTGTACTCCAAGAACGTCACGAACCTGCTGCTCGCGGGCCGCAACGTGTCCGCGTCGCACGTCGCGTTCGGCACCACCCGGGTGCAGGCCACCACCGCCGTCATGGGCGAGGCGGCCGGCACGGCGGCCGCGCTGGCCGTGGCCGCGGACGTCCCGCCGCGGGCCGTCGACGTCGGGGAGCTGCAGCGGACGCTGCTGCGCAACGACGCGGCGGTCGTGGGGCTGCCGCTGGCCGATCCCGCGGACCTCGCCGGGTCGGCCGAGGTGACGGCGTCGGGGGCGTCGTCGTCGCTGGCGGTGGAGGACGGGTCGTCGGCGTGGCCGCTCGACGCCGACGCCGGGCTGGTGCTGCCGGTGGACCCGTCGCTGCCGGTGCTGGAGCTGCTGGTCGACGCCGCCGCCGACACGTCGCTGACCGTCGAGCTGCACGACCCGGGGCCGGGGCAGAACTACGTGCCGCGGACGCTGGTGTCGACGACCACCGTGCCGGTGCAGGCCGGGTCGAAGCAGTGGGTCCGGTTCGACCTGTCGTGGGCGCCGTCGTCGCCGCGGAACGCGTTCCTGCTGGTGAAGGCCGCTGCCGGGGTGTCGCTGTACGTGGCCGACCGGCCGGCGCCGGGCGTGCTCAGCTTCACCCGGCGGCCGCTGCGGCCGCAGGACGAGCGGCCGCAGCCGCTGCGCGAGTGGACGAACCGCGAGCTGCTGCGGCGGACGTTCTGCTTCCGTGCGGGCTCGACCGCCGCGTTCGCCCCCGATCGCGCCGTCGACGGGTACCTGCGGCCGTTCGCCGGGCCGCACACCTGGGTGTCGTCGGGGCTCCCGGCCTGGCTGCGGCTGACGTGGGACGCGCCGGTGACGATCGGCCGGGTCGAGCTGATCGGCGACGACGACGTCGACGAGGACCTCATCAACCTGCACCGGCACCGCACGCCGTTCCCGGTGCCGCCGCCGCTGGTGCGCGACTACGTGGTCGAGGCGCTGGTCGGCGGCGCGTGGGTGTCCGTCGCCGCCGTCACCGAGAACCGGAGGCGGCGGCGGGTGCACGAGCTGGCCGCGCCGGTGACGTGCACCGCGCTGCGGGTGGTCGTGACGGCGACCAACGGCGCGCCCGACGCGCACGTCGTCGCGCTGCGGGCGTACGCGCCGTGA
- a CDS encoding NAD-dependent epimerase/dehydratase family protein, with protein MRHVLVTGAAGRIGRAVLSLLASRDIAATALVLDDPGDLVAARVVAGSAGDPVVVADALAGVDAVVHLAARPAPTSGTPFEVFAENTRATFTVLECAGAAGVRRAVIASSYGANGLPWARTFSPPAYLPVDEALPSPVEDPYGLSKQADELTAAMMARRHGLTVVAVRYPFVGGVEERLAAHARTLTEDPARGVRELWSYLDVRDAALVALSALGVDDGRAHVVQVAAPSTLVPVPTAELLRRYLPDVPVRRPLPGRAVPVDTSAAQRLFGFAAQYPFEDGSGPAAG; from the coding sequence GTGAGGCACGTGCTGGTGACCGGCGCGGCCGGGCGCATCGGGCGGGCGGTGCTGTCGCTGCTGGCGTCTCGTGACATCGCCGCCACCGCGCTGGTGCTGGACGACCCGGGCGACCTGGTGGCGGCGCGGGTCGTCGCCGGGTCGGCGGGCGATCCGGTCGTCGTCGCCGACGCGCTGGCCGGCGTCGACGCCGTCGTTCACCTGGCCGCCCGCCCGGCGCCGACCAGCGGCACCCCGTTCGAGGTGTTCGCCGAGAACACCCGGGCGACCTTCACCGTGCTCGAGTGCGCCGGCGCGGCCGGGGTGCGGCGGGCCGTGATCGCCAGCTCGTACGGCGCCAACGGGCTGCCGTGGGCGCGGACGTTCTCGCCGCCCGCGTACCTGCCGGTCGACGAGGCGCTGCCGAGCCCGGTCGAGGACCCGTACGGCCTGTCCAAGCAGGCCGACGAGCTGACCGCCGCGATGATGGCGCGGCGGCACGGGCTCACCGTCGTCGCCGTCCGGTACCCGTTCGTCGGCGGGGTGGAGGAGCGGCTGGCGGCACACGCCCGGACGCTGACGGAGGACCCCGCGCGCGGCGTGCGGGAGCTGTGGTCGTACCTCGACGTGCGCGACGCGGCGCTGGTCGCCCTGTCGGCGCTGGGCGTCGACGACGGCCGCGCACACGTCGTGCAGGTGGCGGCGCCGTCGACGCTGGTGCCGGTGCCGACCGCCGAGCTGCTGCGGCGCTACCTGCCGGACGTCCCGGTGCGGCGGCCGCTGCCCGGGCGGGCGGTGCCCGTGGACACGTCGGCGGCGCAGCGGCTGTTCGGCTTCGCCGCGCAGTACCCCTTCGAGGATGGTTCCGGGCCCGCCGCTGGTTGA
- a CDS encoding FAD-dependent oxidoreductase yields the protein MVPGPPLVDAVVDVVVIGAGQAGLSTAYHLRRLGLSFVVLDGSPVAGGAWASRPPTLTMAKVHGVFDLPGAHRLLGSGESSLPASEVVGRYYADYERRFALPVLRPVRVTSVSSLPDGLLSVVAVDGRSWTARAVANATGTWTRPHWPFYPGASEFQGRQLHSSQYRGPASFAGQRVVVVGGGHSAAHVLSEVADVAASVTWVTRRPPEFRGGDFTQADGRAVIADVDARVRAGLPPLSVVAVTGLGYTSVVREAMEKGVLKPRPMFTRLVPSGVEFADGTVQDADVIIWATGFRAALGHLAPLHLREPGGGVRMSGTRVARDPRVHLVGYGPSASTVGANRAGRDAALEIKDLLEHSPSDVTAA from the coding sequence ATGGTTCCGGGCCCGCCGCTGGTTGATGCTGTCGTGGACGTGGTGGTGATCGGGGCCGGCCAGGCCGGGCTGTCGACGGCGTACCACCTGCGCCGGCTGGGGCTGTCGTTCGTCGTGCTCGACGGCTCGCCGGTGGCGGGCGGTGCGTGGGCGTCGCGGCCGCCGACGCTGACCATGGCCAAGGTGCACGGGGTGTTCGACCTGCCCGGCGCGCATCGTCTGCTTGGTTCCGGTGAGTCGTCGTTGCCCGCGTCCGAGGTGGTGGGGCGGTACTACGCCGACTACGAACGGCGGTTCGCGCTGCCCGTCCTGCGGCCGGTGCGGGTGACGTCGGTGTCGTCGCTGCCGGACGGTCTGTTGTCGGTCGTCGCCGTGGACGGACGATCGTGGACGGCGCGGGCCGTCGCGAACGCGACCGGCACCTGGACCCGTCCGCACTGGCCGTTCTACCCGGGCGCCTCCGAGTTTCAGGGCCGGCAGCTGCACTCGTCGCAGTACCGCGGGCCCGCGTCCTTCGCCGGTCAGCGGGTGGTCGTGGTCGGCGGCGGGCATTCCGCGGCGCACGTCCTCTCCGAGGTCGCCGACGTCGCCGCGTCCGTCACCTGGGTGACGCGGCGCCCGCCGGAGTTCCGCGGCGGCGACTTCACGCAGGCCGACGGCCGCGCCGTCATCGCCGACGTCGACGCCCGGGTCCGGGCCGGCCTCCCGCCGCTGAGCGTCGTCGCCGTCACCGGGCTCGGCTACACGTCCGTCGTCCGCGAGGCCATGGAGAAGGGCGTGCTGAAACCGCGCCCGATGTTCACCCGGCTGGTCCCCTCGGGCGTCGAGTTCGCCGACGGCACGGTGCAGGATGCCGACGTCATCATCTGGGCGACCGGCTTCCGCGCCGCGCTCGGCCACCTCGCCCCGCTCCACCTGCGCGAGCCCGGTGGCGGCGTGCGCATGTCCGGCACCCGGGTGGCGCGTGATCCGAGGGTGCACCTCGTCGGTTACGGCCCCTCCGCCAGCACCGTCGGCGCCAACCGCGCCGGCCGCGACGCGGCCCTGGAGATCAAGGACCTCCTGGAGCACTCGCCATCGGACGTCACGGCTGCTTGA
- a CDS encoding LLM class F420-dependent oxidoreductase, translating to MRYGLKLSQQAPIDEYRAVWRVADDAGFDHVWNMDHFATIGDDVDGDIFDAWALLAAMAATTSRVRIGCMVTGNTYRHPGVLAKLAVTVDHLSGGRLEFGLGAAWAEYEHTMFGLEFGTAGERLDRLEEACQIIRSLWTQPRTTFAGRHYRIDDAVAEPKPVQSPYPPIWIGGTGRKRTLRIAAQYADAWNASADVDPERFADLSGVLDAHCADVGRDPGQIRRTVQRPLGDSPDDVLAQVEAYARAGADDVVLITQAGTAEAQATAAAELLPRLRSIG from the coding sequence GTGCGCTACGGACTGAAGCTGAGCCAGCAGGCCCCCATCGACGAGTACCGCGCGGTGTGGCGGGTCGCCGACGACGCGGGCTTCGACCACGTGTGGAACATGGACCACTTCGCCACCATCGGCGACGACGTCGACGGCGACATCTTCGACGCGTGGGCGCTGCTGGCCGCCATGGCCGCCACGACGTCGCGGGTGCGTATCGGCTGCATGGTCACCGGCAACACGTACCGCCACCCCGGTGTGCTGGCCAAGCTCGCCGTCACCGTCGACCACCTGTCCGGCGGGCGGCTGGAGTTCGGCCTCGGCGCGGCGTGGGCCGAGTACGAGCACACCATGTTCGGCCTGGAGTTCGGCACCGCGGGGGAGCGGCTGGACCGCCTCGAGGAGGCCTGCCAGATCATCCGCTCGCTGTGGACGCAGCCGCGCACCACCTTCGCCGGCCGGCACTACCGCATCGACGACGCCGTCGCCGAGCCGAAGCCGGTGCAGTCGCCGTACCCGCCGATCTGGATCGGCGGCACCGGGCGCAAGCGGACGCTGCGCATCGCCGCGCAGTACGCCGACGCCTGGAACGCGAGCGCCGACGTCGACCCCGAGAGGTTCGCCGACCTCTCCGGCGTGCTCGACGCCCACTGCGCCGACGTCGGGCGCGACCCCGGGCAGATCCGGCGGACGGTCCAGCGCCCGCTCGGCGACTCACCCGACGACGTCCTCGCGCAGGTCGAGGCGTACGCCCGGGCCGGCGCCGACGACGTCGTCCTCATCACGCAGGCGGGCACCGCCGAGGCGCAGGCCACGGCGGCGGCCGAGCTGTTGCCGCGGCTGCGGTCGATCGGCTGA
- a CDS encoding TROVE domain-containing protein, producing the protein MSKFDRISKAAGVTAMLTSPIRALRTARTRTHEGAPAYVRDVKSELFLLAVTNLVGEETFYESADDRDERFRTLVHAATSEDAEWVARFVPWLRDTANLRSAPVVAAVEYVRAGGPHGRRVVDGALRRADEPAEVLAYFTARYGRALPQPIKRGVADAARRLYTERAALKYDGVSRAWRMADVIELCHVRPRDEAQSALFRWLLDRRHGRATTPPSALPVIAAHAALQAVPPGERRRHLDGDTLAAAGVTWESLAGWLGGPLDRAAWEAVIPSMGSMALLRNLRNFDRAGVGDAVAERVAAKLADPGEVRRSRQFPFRYVAAFRSAQSLRWAYALDRAIEAATANVPALEGRTLVLVDTSASMRQPVAARSSISAIEAAAVFGIALAKRGNDVDLRGFADGVFRHPVAPAASLLTEVQRLVGRVGEAGHGTRLAEAVRATYRRHDRVVIVTDMQTFPGPGGYDAVGSVPARVPVYGVNLGGYRPTVLAAGRANRHEFGGLNDATFTLIGLLEDGRSAGWPF; encoded by the coding sequence ATGAGCAAGTTCGACCGCATCAGCAAGGCCGCCGGTGTCACCGCCATGCTGACCAGCCCCATCCGGGCGCTGCGAACGGCGCGCACCCGCACGCACGAGGGCGCGCCCGCCTACGTCCGCGACGTCAAGAGCGAGCTGTTCCTGCTGGCCGTCACCAACCTCGTCGGCGAGGAGACGTTCTACGAGAGCGCCGACGACCGCGACGAGCGGTTCCGCACGCTCGTCCACGCCGCGACCAGCGAGGACGCCGAGTGGGTTGCCCGCTTCGTGCCGTGGCTGCGCGACACCGCGAACCTGCGGTCGGCGCCGGTCGTCGCGGCGGTGGAGTACGTGCGCGCCGGCGGGCCGCACGGCCGCCGGGTCGTCGACGGGGCGTTGCGGCGGGCCGACGAGCCGGCCGAGGTGCTGGCCTACTTCACGGCGCGGTACGGGCGCGCGCTGCCGCAGCCGATCAAGCGGGGCGTCGCCGACGCCGCACGGCGGCTGTACACCGAGCGGGCGGCGCTCAAGTACGACGGCGTCTCGCGGGCCTGGCGCATGGCCGACGTCATCGAACTGTGCCACGTGCGGCCGCGCGACGAGGCGCAGTCGGCGCTGTTCCGGTGGCTGCTCGACCGCAGGCACGGGCGCGCGACCACGCCACCGTCCGCGCTGCCGGTCATCGCGGCGCACGCGGCCCTGCAGGCCGTCCCGCCCGGCGAACGGCGCCGGCACCTCGACGGCGACACGCTCGCCGCCGCGGGCGTGACGTGGGAGTCGCTGGCCGGCTGGCTCGGCGGGCCCCTCGACCGCGCGGCGTGGGAGGCCGTCATCCCGTCGATGGGCTCCATGGCGCTGCTGCGCAACCTGCGCAACTTCGACCGGGCCGGAGTGGGCGACGCCGTCGCCGAACGGGTGGCGGCGAAGCTGGCCGACCCCGGCGAGGTGCGCCGCTCGCGGCAGTTCCCGTTCCGGTACGTCGCCGCGTTCCGTAGCGCGCAGTCTCTGCGGTGGGCGTACGCGCTCGACCGCGCCATCGAGGCGGCGACGGCGAACGTGCCGGCGCTCGAGGGCCGCACGCTCGTGCTCGTCGACACCTCGGCGTCGATGCGGCAGCCGGTCGCGGCACGGTCGTCGATCTCGGCCATCGAAGCCGCGGCGGTGTTCGGCATCGCGCTGGCGAAGCGCGGCAACGACGTCGACCTGCGCGGATTCGCCGACGGCGTGTTCAGGCACCCGGTCGCGCCCGCGGCGTCGCTGCTGACGGAGGTCCAGCGGCTGGTCGGGCGAGTGGGCGAGGCGGGCCACGGCACGCGCCTCGCCGAGGCGGTGCGGGCGACGTACCGGCGGCACGACCGCGTGGTGATCGTGACCGACATGCAGACGTTCCCCGGGCCGGGCGGCTACGACGCGGTGGGCAGCGTGCCGGCGAGGGTGCCTGTCTACGGCGTCAACCTCGGCGGCTACCGGCCGACGGTGCTGGCGGCGGGCCGGGCGAACCGGCACGAGTTCGGCGGTCTCAACGACGCCACGTTCACGCTGATCGGCCTGCTCGAGGACGGCCGCTCGGCCGGCTGGCCGTTCTAG